One genomic segment of Ferrimonas sp. YFM includes these proteins:
- a CDS encoding DUF350 domain-containing protein → MDMLTDSLAGIGPFFTYLVIGLALIALFKVIYSALTPYDEWGLVKQEQNQAAGIGIGGALIGFTLALAAAAANSVSLVDYVLWAGVALVAQLLAFTVVRLVILPGLVEKIEQNNIAAAIVLAAINICVGLLNAACMSY, encoded by the coding sequence ATTGGCCCCTTCTTTACCTATCTGGTGATTGGCCTGGCCCTGATCGCCCTGTTCAAGGTGATCTACTCTGCCCTGACCCCCTACGATGAATGGGGACTGGTAAAACAGGAGCAAAATCAGGCGGCCGGCATCGGCATCGGTGGCGCCCTCATCGGCTTTACCCTGGCCCTGGCTGCTGCGGCGGCCAACTCAGTTTCTCTGGTGGATTACGTCCTCTGGGCAGGTGTTGCCCTGGTGGCCCAACTGCTGGCCTTCACCGTAGTAAGACTGGTGATCCTTCCCGGCCTGGTGGAAAAAATCGAACAAAACAACATTGCCGCCGCCATCGTGCTGGCTGCCATTAACATCTGTGTGGGCCTGCTCAATGCGGCCTGCATGAGCTACTAG
- a CDS encoding DUF1190 domain-containing protein, whose product MKRSRSVLSPRFKKQATAPTAAAVSVSLMLSGCSPAPKQETAQVYKTAEECILVNPDQEQLCRDVFGEAMALAEETAPRFNSLADCELEFGADQCMGGGEFAGSLADGDQYAESSGGGGWFMPMMYGYMMGSMLSGSSRKYRSAPLYSSKNARSPMYGKLVTGAGDTVGRANDRVVRTSPNNFTPKKATTVTQRGGFGKIARVKSTQARSSTKSSSRGWGG is encoded by the coding sequence GTGAAACGAAGTCGTTCTGTCCTCTCCCCGAGATTTAAGAAACAGGCCACGGCACCGACGGCCGCCGCGGTCAGCGTCTCCCTGATGTTGTCCGGCTGTAGCCCCGCCCCCAAGCAGGAAACTGCCCAGGTCTACAAAACGGCGGAGGAGTGCATCCTGGTCAATCCGGATCAGGAGCAGCTGTGCCGGGACGTATTTGGCGAGGCCATGGCTCTGGCCGAGGAAACCGCCCCACGCTTCAACTCCCTGGCCGACTGCGAATTGGAGTTTGGTGCCGATCAATGCATGGGCGGCGGTGAATTCGCCGGCTCCCTGGCCGATGGCGATCAGTACGCCGAAAGCAGTGGCGGTGGAGGCTGGTTTATGCCGATGATGTATGGCTACATGATGGGCAGTATGCTGAGCGGCTCCTCCCGCAAGTACCGCTCGGCGCCACTCTACAGCTCCAAGAACGCCCGTTCCCCCATGTACGGCAAGCTGGTGACCGGCGCCGGCGATACTGTCGGCCGGGCCAACGACCGGGTGGTGCGCACCTCCCCCAACAACTTCACCCCCAAGAAGGCCACCACGGTGACCCAAAGGGGCGGCTTCGGCAAGATTGCCCGGGTGAAATCCACTCAAGCCAGAAGCAGCACCAAGAGCAGTTCCAGGGGCTGGGGCGGCTGA
- a CDS encoding glutathionylspermidine synthase family protein, which produces MRRELISPRAHWQSQAESYGFNFHTMYGEPYWDESRYYAFTLEQIERDLEDPTTELNQMCLEVVDKVMASEELLTRFAIPREHWEMIARSWRLRDPSLYARMDLAYDGNGPAKMLENNADTPTSLYESAFFQWLWLEDRLKDGTLAPGSDQYNSIQDKLIERFAELKKSWPPVPLHFACCQDTDEDRGTVQYLQDCAEEAGFDACFTFIEEIGLTPQGGFVDGQDRPIHAAFKLYPWEFMLREEFGQHLNKSQTRWLEPSWKSVLSNKALLPMLWKLFPNHPNLLPAYFADELHLAGESKLVEKPIYSREGANVRILEGGQAVADSDGPYGEEGIIYQAFHPLARFGEDYALIGSWLVGDEAAGISVREDSSLITQDLSRFVPHIILP; this is translated from the coding sequence ATGCGTCGAGAACTCATTTCCCCCAGAGCCCACTGGCAGAGCCAGGCCGAAAGCTACGGCTTTAACTTCCATACCATGTATGGCGAGCCCTACTGGGATGAGAGCCGCTACTACGCCTTCACCCTGGAGCAGATAGAACGGGATCTGGAAGATCCCACCACCGAGCTGAACCAGATGTGCCTGGAGGTGGTGGACAAGGTGATGGCCAGCGAGGAACTGCTGACCAGGTTCGCCATCCCCAGGGAGCACTGGGAGATGATCGCCCGCTCCTGGCGCCTGAGAGACCCCTCCCTCTATGCCCGTATGGACCTGGCCTATGACGGCAACGGCCCGGCCAAAATGCTGGAGAACAACGCCGACACCCCCACCAGCCTGTATGAGTCCGCCTTTTTTCAGTGGCTGTGGCTGGAGGACCGCCTCAAAGACGGCACCTTGGCCCCCGGCAGCGACCAGTACAACAGCATCCAGGATAAGCTGATTGAACGCTTCGCCGAGCTTAAGAAGAGCTGGCCTCCGGTGCCACTGCATTTCGCCTGCTGTCAGGATACGGACGAGGACAGAGGCACAGTTCAATACCTTCAGGACTGCGCCGAAGAGGCGGGCTTCGACGCCTGCTTCACCTTCATCGAAGAGATCGGCCTGACGCCCCAGGGTGGCTTTGTGGATGGCCAGGATCGCCCCATTCATGCCGCCTTCAAACTCTATCCCTGGGAGTTTATGCTCAGAGAAGAGTTCGGCCAGCATCTGAACAAGAGCCAGACCCGCTGGCTGGAACCAAGCTGGAAGTCGGTGCTCTCCAACAAGGCCCTGCTGCCGATGTTGTGGAAACTGTTCCCCAACCACCCCAACCTGCTGCCCGCCTACTTCGCCGATGAGCTCCACCTGGCCGGTGAAAGCAAGTTGGTAGAGAAACCCATCTACTCCAGAGAAGGTGCCAATGTCCGCATTCTCGAAGGGGGCCAGGCGGTGGCGGACAGTGACGGGCCCTACGGTGAGGAGGGCATCATCTATCAGGCATTCCACCCCCTGGCCCGCTTTGGCGAGGATTACGCCCTGATTGGGTCCTGGCTGGTAGGCGATGAAGCCGCCGGCATCTCGGTTCGGGAGGACTCAAGCCTGATCACTCAGGACCTCTCCCGCTTCGTGCCCCATATCATCCTGCCCTGA
- a CDS encoding PIN domain-containing protein, whose product MKWAFIDYENIGNLDKVDLSAYDRVVLLLGAKQPKVDLGSQRYHSPIELTLVQVQEVQSNNLDFHLSYYLGKFDALESPNIAFDVISNDNGFTPLVAHIRSNGRQCNQVRVSTAPLNPDKMLQLLISIPKNKRPKTIATLKNHIAAHMKIQGNDVAIQNQFQQLIADKVIRLSGDNIQYN is encoded by the coding sequence ATGAAGTGGGCATTCATCGATTATGAGAACATCGGCAATCTGGATAAAGTGGATCTCAGTGCCTACGACCGAGTCGTGCTGCTCCTTGGCGCCAAGCAGCCCAAAGTGGATCTCGGCTCCCAGCGATACCACTCTCCCATTGAATTGACTCTGGTCCAGGTTCAGGAGGTTCAATCCAACAATCTGGACTTTCACCTGAGCTATTACCTGGGCAAGTTTGATGCTCTGGAATCCCCCAATATCGCCTTCGATGTGATCAGCAATGACAACGGCTTTACCCCTCTGGTCGCCCACATCCGCAGCAATGGACGCCAATGCAACCAGGTCCGCGTAAGCACGGCCCCGCTTAATCCAGACAAGATGCTGCAACTGCTGATCTCAATCCCCAAAAACAAGCGGCCGAAAACCATCGCCACCCTGAAAAACCACATTGCCGCTCATATGAAAATCCAGGGGAACGATGTCGCCATTCAGAATCAGTTTCAGCAACTGATCGCCGACAAGGTCATCCGGCTCTCCGGCGACAACATTCAGTACAACTGA
- a CDS encoding YnhF family membrane protein, translating to MLMDTNLKFALGAVVGSLGMIVVLASFIF from the coding sequence ATGTTGATGGACACTAACCTGAAATTCGCGCTGGGCGCCGTTGTGGGCTCTCTGGGCATGATCGTGGTGCTGGCTTCCTTTATCTTCTAA
- a CDS encoding LysE family translocator — protein sequence MSFTTWLPLATICVLGAISPGPSLALVINNTVQRGTATGLNTAIGHGLGVALYALITAMGLGLMISQTPWLFQGLQYAGAAFLLYMAFNILRAKPAVEADEPKAHKSRFVGFGGGFMVAFLNPKLAIFFLALFSQFVREDLTLSDQLVMMATAGGIDALWYAAVALGIGRTGLLGWLKSNALWVDRASALIFIALATAVVLRS from the coding sequence ATGAGTTTTACCACCTGGCTGCCCCTGGCCACCATCTGCGTACTGGGTGCCATCAGCCCGGGTCCGAGCCTGGCCCTGGTGATCAACAATACGGTGCAAAGGGGCACCGCCACCGGCCTCAATACCGCCATCGGCCACGGCCTGGGCGTGGCCCTGTATGCGCTGATCACCGCCATGGGCCTTGGGCTGATGATAAGCCAGACCCCCTGGCTGTTTCAGGGGCTGCAGTACGCCGGCGCCGCCTTCCTGCTCTATATGGCCTTTAACATCCTGAGAGCCAAACCCGCCGTGGAAGCCGACGAGCCTAAGGCCCATAAGAGCCGGTTTGTGGGCTTTGGTGGTGGCTTTATGGTGGCCTTCCTCAACCCCAAGCTGGCGATCTTCTTCCTGGCCCTGTTCAGTCAGTTTGTCCGTGAAGATCTGACCCTGAGTGACCAGTTGGTGATGATGGCCACCGCCGGCGGCATCGATGCCTTGTGGTATGCCGCCGTCGCCTTGGGCATCGGTCGCACTGGCTTGCTGGGCTGGCTCAAGTCCAACGCCCTGTGGGTGGACCGAGCCAGTGCCCTGATCTTCATCGCCCTGGCCACCGCGGTGGTGCTACGCAGCTGA
- a CDS encoding LysR family transcriptional regulator, whose protein sequence is MRHNLNQLRVLSVLLHTPNLTRAGEALHMTQSAVSKTLAQLRDDFQDPLLIRDGQRYLLTPRAEELKQVLPETLKQLEGFYQPPAFDPAQCQRTFVFASSDYVAQFIYPFIAAEVARQAPGVTLKYRLWQREHLHRLADLPIDLVSTILEEQEVPDSLSHWPGGEDGLAVLLRRDHPLATGELTLEGYLDSRHLLVSGGGDKDTPVDRHLATLGQQRQIWAEVPFFQAAVGILCHSDALLTTPLHIGVQLAESVPLTVRRLPFTLARQGYRMLWHQRFDQDPAHRWFRQLAQPLLEGHLRRYVANGHEHLE, encoded by the coding sequence ATGCGTCATAATCTCAATCAGCTCAGAGTGCTGAGCGTGCTGCTTCATACCCCTAACCTGACCCGGGCAGGAGAGGCACTGCACATGACCCAGTCGGCGGTCAGCAAGACGTTGGCTCAACTGCGCGACGACTTTCAGGACCCCTTGCTGATTCGTGACGGTCAGCGGTATCTGCTCACCCCGCGAGCCGAGGAGCTGAAACAGGTTCTTCCTGAAACCTTGAAACAGCTTGAGGGTTTTTATCAGCCTCCCGCCTTCGACCCGGCCCAATGCCAGCGCACTTTCGTGTTTGCCTCCTCAGACTATGTGGCCCAGTTCATCTACCCCTTTATCGCCGCCGAGGTGGCGCGTCAGGCCCCAGGAGTGACCTTGAAGTATCGCTTGTGGCAGCGGGAGCATCTGCACCGGCTGGCGGACCTGCCCATCGACCTGGTCTCGACCATACTGGAGGAACAGGAGGTGCCCGACAGCCTGAGCCACTGGCCCGGCGGGGAAGATGGACTGGCGGTGCTACTGAGGCGGGATCACCCCCTGGCGACAGGGGAGCTGACCCTGGAGGGGTACCTGGACAGTCGCCACCTGTTGGTGAGCGGGGGAGGGGATAAAGACACCCCGGTGGACCGTCACCTGGCAACCCTGGGTCAGCAGAGGCAGATCTGGGCCGAAGTGCCTTTCTTTCAAGCTGCCGTCGGCATTTTGTGTCATTCCGATGCCCTGTTGACCACTCCACTGCACATCGGCGTACAGCTGGCCGAAAGCGTCCCCCTGACGGTTCGCCGCCTGCCCTTTACTCTGGCCAGGCAGGGGTATCGCATGTTGTGGCACCAGAGGTTTGATCAGGACCCGGCCCACCGTTGGTTTCGGCAACTGGCCCAGCCGCTGCTGGAGGGGCACCTGCGCCGTTATGTGGCCAATGGGCATGAGCATTTGGAATGA
- a CDS encoding SDR family oxidoreductase — translation MSQNIALITGASSGIGTELARHHAQQGGDLVLVARSESTLNRLKEEFERDYGIKVWVLTEDLSQPGSAQRVFEATEALGIEVELLINNAGFGGHGRFHQRDLGEDEAMMQLNMATLTSLTHCYLQVMVQRGHGKVLNVASTAAFMPGPLQAVYYATKSFVLSFSQAVAKELEGSGVTVTALCPGAVDTGFVRRGNLEGVEIFDKAATPESVALCGYDAMMKGELVAINERQLSFMLNWVVPLLPRKWVLALSQRAMEKTA, via the coding sequence ATGAGTCAGAACATCGCCCTTATCACCGGAGCCTCCAGCGGCATCGGCACAGAACTGGCCCGTCACCATGCCCAACAGGGTGGCGACCTGGTGTTGGTGGCCCGCAGCGAATCTACCCTGAACCGACTCAAGGAGGAGTTCGAGCGAGACTATGGCATCAAGGTCTGGGTGCTGACAGAGGATCTTTCCCAACCCGGTTCGGCCCAGCGGGTGTTTGAAGCCACCGAAGCGTTGGGCATAGAGGTAGAGCTGCTGATCAACAACGCCGGCTTCGGCGGCCACGGCCGTTTCCATCAGCGCGACCTCGGCGAGGATGAAGCGATGATGCAGCTGAATATGGCCACCCTCACCTCTCTGACCCACTGCTATCTGCAGGTCATGGTGCAACGGGGTCATGGCAAAGTGCTCAACGTGGCGTCAACCGCCGCCTTTATGCCGGGCCCACTGCAGGCGGTGTACTACGCCACCAAGTCCTTCGTGCTCTCCTTCTCTCAGGCGGTGGCCAAGGAGCTGGAAGGCAGTGGCGTCACCGTAACCGCCCTGTGTCCGGGCGCGGTGGACACCGGCTTTGTCAGGCGAGGTAACCTGGAAGGGGTGGAGATCTTCGACAAAGCGGCGACGCCCGAGTCCGTGGCCTTGTGTGGATACGACGCCATGATGAAGGGCGAACTGGTTGCCATCAACGAACGTCAGCTGAGCTTCATGCTCAACTGGGTGGTGCCGCTGCTGCCTCGCAAGTGGGTACTCGCCCTCTCCCAGAGGGCGATGGAAAAAACCGCCTAG
- a CDS encoding isovaleryl-CoA dehydrogenase yields the protein MNHPTGPGAPTHEVFNQPPALENHNLFDTDTPLRELLAREGGSWGEERVRHLGAILGQREWIARGFQANEQTPRFHSHDRFGHRIDLVEFHPAYHELMDLAVDSGLPTLPWTHPQPGAHVVRMALSYLYSQVEAGSGCPLTMTFAAVPPLQKLSPQAGQWLQKLLHGRYDPANAPIEQKQGVTIGMAMTEKQGGTDVRANTSRADEVDGELYRLTGHKWFCSAPMCDAFLVLAQAQGGLTCFLMPRWCPDGSKNALQIQRLKEKMGNRSNASSEIEFRDALAWRLGEEGRGVATIIEMVALTRYDCMIGSSALMRQAVAQVTHHIAHRSVLGKRLIEQPLMQNVAADLCLEVEGALAMTGRVARALDNQASEAERLLVRITTAVGKYWICKRATSQIGEAQECLGGVGYVEESILPRLYREAPVNSIWEGSGNVQCLDLMRAISKTPAVAEVFMEELGQARGGHRLYDAYLDRLGSMVTDLGDMEYRGRAVMERLALGFQGAQLIRSGNEVVVDAFCRSRLEESHGYCFGNLPSGIDCRAIIERARPQSG from the coding sequence ATGAACCATCCTACTGGGCCGGGCGCCCCCACCCATGAGGTGTTTAACCAGCCGCCGGCGCTGGAGAATCACAACCTGTTTGACACCGATACCCCGCTTAGGGAACTGCTGGCCAGGGAAGGGGGCAGTTGGGGCGAGGAACGGGTTCGACACCTGGGTGCCATCCTCGGACAGAGGGAGTGGATTGCCCGGGGGTTTCAGGCCAACGAACAGACGCCCAGGTTTCACAGCCACGATCGCTTCGGGCATCGCATCGATCTGGTGGAGTTTCATCCCGCCTATCATGAGTTGATGGACCTGGCGGTGGACTCTGGCCTGCCCACACTGCCCTGGACCCATCCTCAACCCGGCGCCCACGTGGTGCGTATGGCTCTGAGTTACCTCTACAGTCAGGTGGAGGCGGGCTCCGGCTGTCCATTAACCATGACCTTTGCCGCGGTCCCTCCATTGCAAAAACTCAGCCCCCAAGCCGGTCAGTGGCTGCAAAAACTGCTTCATGGCCGTTACGACCCGGCCAATGCCCCCATAGAGCAGAAGCAGGGGGTCACCATAGGGATGGCGATGACCGAAAAGCAGGGGGGCACGGATGTGCGGGCCAACACCAGCCGCGCCGATGAGGTTGATGGCGAGTTGTATCGCCTCACCGGCCACAAATGGTTCTGCTCGGCGCCCATGTGCGACGCTTTCCTGGTGCTGGCCCAGGCCCAAGGGGGGCTCACCTGTTTCCTGATGCCCAGATGGTGTCCGGACGGCAGTAAGAATGCGCTGCAGATCCAGCGCCTTAAAGAGAAGATGGGCAATCGCTCCAACGCCTCCTCCGAGATAGAGTTTCGCGATGCCTTGGCCTGGCGGTTGGGGGAGGAGGGCCGCGGTGTGGCCACCATCATCGAGATGGTGGCTCTGACCCGCTACGACTGCATGATTGGCTCCAGCGCCCTGATGCGCCAAGCGGTGGCCCAGGTGACCCATCACATTGCCCATCGCAGCGTCCTTGGCAAACGCCTTATCGAGCAGCCCTTGATGCAGAATGTGGCCGCGGATCTCTGTCTGGAAGTGGAGGGGGCCCTGGCGATGACCGGCCGGGTGGCACGGGCCCTGGACAACCAGGCCAGTGAAGCGGAGCGGCTGCTGGTGCGCATCACCACCGCCGTAGGCAAATACTGGATCTGCAAGCGGGCCACCAGTCAGATCGGTGAGGCCCAGGAGTGTCTGGGGGGCGTCGGTTATGTGGAGGAGAGCATCCTTCCCCGGCTCTATCGGGAAGCGCCAGTCAACTCCATCTGGGAGGGCAGTGGCAACGTTCAGTGCCTGGATCTGATGCGGGCCATCTCCAAGACGCCAGCGGTAGCCGAGGTGTTCATGGAGGAGCTGGGACAGGCCCGTGGGGGCCATCGGCTCTACGACGCTTATCTGGACAGGTTGGGGTCTATGGTGACGGATCTGGGGGACATGGAGTATCGCGGCCGGGCAGTGATGGAGCGCCTGGCCCTGGGATTCCAGGGAGCCCAGCTGATTCGCAGCGGCAATGAAGTGGTGGTGGACGCCTTCTGCCGCAGCCGGCTGGAGGAGAGTCATGGATACTGTTTTGGCAACCTGCCCAGTGGCATCGATTGTCGGGCCATCATAGAGCGGGCCCGGCCTCAGTCAGGCTGA
- a CDS encoding FMN-binding protein: MSKRQQIPTSLIRLTAWLSLALAFVVGQLGNQPDYPALLAKSFPGAQLVEQADNKGGPVVLEWVNRQQDQPQVVILGEGQGYGGPLQVAVTASRTEEGARVHGVHLIDHRETPPYVERLVKKQFFRQFAGASVTDDFLLDTDIDSFSGATVTARGVSQALRGSLHLGAVKHLGLEPSWTPDPWVFGWEEAGMLLLALGAVAVSAGGRSKPMSWLKTALPLVSLLFVGFYTNASISIGSLGSILLGYLPSIKQHPIWWILMGTIVLGVVLMGRNLYCNKLCPYAAVQSLLHKITGINMKAPRWLNKHGRSLVLGMIWASLMLIFLSRHPSMGAYEPFSMMFALEGVGLQWYILPLSLFGACFVPDFWCRYFCPVGLTINESVKLRRKWVNRLSQRRRSGQAIVVQTKE, from the coding sequence ATGAGTAAGAGACAACAGATCCCCACCTCCCTGATACGCCTGACAGCCTGGTTGAGTCTGGCCCTGGCGTTCGTGGTGGGCCAACTGGGTAATCAACCCGACTATCCGGCGCTGCTGGCCAAGAGCTTTCCCGGCGCCCAGTTGGTGGAGCAGGCGGATAACAAAGGCGGTCCGGTGGTCCTCGAGTGGGTCAATCGCCAACAGGATCAACCTCAGGTGGTGATCCTCGGAGAGGGGCAGGGCTACGGCGGCCCACTGCAGGTGGCGGTGACCGCCAGCCGCACCGAGGAGGGCGCGCGGGTTCACGGCGTCCACCTGATCGATCATAGGGAGACCCCTCCCTATGTCGAACGGCTGGTCAAGAAGCAGTTCTTCCGTCAGTTCGCCGGTGCCAGTGTCACCGATGACTTTCTGCTCGACACGGACATCGATTCCTTTTCCGGCGCCACAGTCACAGCCCGGGGCGTCAGTCAGGCGCTGCGAGGATCTCTGCATCTGGGCGCGGTAAAACATCTGGGGCTGGAACCCAGCTGGACTCCGGACCCTTGGGTGTTCGGATGGGAGGAAGCGGGCATGCTGCTGCTGGCTCTGGGGGCCGTGGCGGTCAGCGCCGGTGGGCGAAGCAAGCCGATGAGCTGGCTGAAAACGGCGCTTCCCCTGGTTTCCCTGCTGTTTGTGGGGTTCTACACCAACGCTTCCATCAGCATCGGCAGCCTGGGCAGCATACTGCTTGGCTACCTGCCCAGCATCAAGCAGCACCCTATCTGGTGGATCTTGATGGGCACCATAGTGCTGGGTGTGGTGTTGATGGGTCGAAACCTCTACTGCAACAAGCTGTGTCCCTATGCCGCGGTGCAATCGCTGCTGCATAAGATCACCGGCATCAATATGAAGGCACCCAGGTGGCTGAACAAGCATGGTCGCAGTCTGGTTCTGGGGATGATCTGGGCCTCTTTGATGCTGATCTTCCTGTCCCGTCATCCCTCCATGGGGGCTTATGAGCCTTTCTCGATGATGTTTGCCCTGGAGGGGGTTGGCTTGCAGTGGTACATCCTGCCGCTTTCCCTGTTCGGTGCCTGTTTCGTACCGGATTTCTGGTGTCGCTACTTCTGCCCCGTGGGCCTGACCATCAATGAGTCGGTGAAACTGCGGCGCAAGTGGGTCAACCGGTTGAGCCAGCGTCGGCGCTCCGGCCAAGCCATCGTCGTTCAAACCAAGGAGTAA
- a CDS encoding reductive dehalogenase, translating into MLENPERRKLFKRAAIGGGAVLAAGLGAYGAGRASIEGKINDQWPILADDFKPFPGESHMWSYAGSPFLMMRHPERNEQFGRLVKDNPNYNFQLQVPRFEQKGHDNSRPGFTQLDRSLSHAAWCPPHKWDLRLGAMGVPDTTWFSWDQSDVEHEQYEFASKQQAANAIRSAARLFGAARCGIAKRDKRWDYDPIYHAGPTVEMFAEMDRRGVSKITDPQEMGKAMMAALEEFKPVEKQLSWEKDFPFEPKTVIVMAVPMDYDNLATAPTFTSGGTVGDGYTKMATLASQMAKFIRGLGYHAVASGNDLGNSVAYGIAAGMGEGARNGQLIVPGYGPRIRLCKVYTDFEFVEHDQPRTWGIEDFCKTCKKCAEACPSKALPMDEDTTFTFVGEHSEQPGYNWNNHEGIKKFHVDSKRCFDYWMESDGDCAACNAACTFNEPDFWHHWMIVAANPFVPSTLHGVMSEMHPAFGYGATQDPTKVAKFWNTGEGMRVNPTNRNVFGAVGRS; encoded by the coding sequence TTGTTGGAAAACCCTGAGCGACGTAAGTTATTTAAACGTGCCGCCATTGGTGGAGGCGCCGTACTCGCCGCGGGCCTGGGTGCCTACGGTGCCGGACGGGCGTCCATTGAAGGTAAGATAAACGATCAGTGGCCCATTCTGGCCGATGATTTCAAACCCTTTCCCGGCGAAAGCCACATGTGGTCCTATGCCGGCAGCCCCTTCCTGATGATGCGCCACCCGGAGCGTAACGAACAGTTCGGCCGGCTGGTCAAGGACAATCCAAACTACAACTTCCAGTTGCAGGTGCCGCGCTTTGAGCAGAAGGGACACGACAACTCCCGGCCGGGCTTTACCCAGCTCGACCGTTCCCTGTCCCATGCGGCATGGTGCCCACCTCACAAGTGGGATCTGCGTCTGGGGGCCATGGGCGTGCCGGACACCACCTGGTTCTCCTGGGATCAGTCTGATGTCGAGCACGAGCAGTATGAGTTCGCCTCCAAGCAACAGGCCGCCAACGCCATCCGCAGTGCCGCACGGCTGTTCGGTGCGGCCCGTTGCGGCATCGCCAAGCGGGACAAGCGCTGGGATTACGATCCTATCTACCATGCCGGCCCCACGGTGGAGATGTTCGCCGAGATGGATCGTCGCGGCGTCAGCAAGATCACCGACCCTCAGGAGATGGGTAAGGCGATGATGGCCGCCCTGGAAGAGTTCAAGCCGGTCGAGAAGCAGCTCTCCTGGGAGAAGGACTTTCCGTTTGAGCCCAAGACGGTGATCGTCATGGCGGTGCCCATGGATTACGACAACCTGGCCACGGCACCGACCTTTACGTCCGGTGGTACGGTTGGCGACGGCTACACCAAGATGGCGACCCTGGCGTCGCAGATGGCCAAGTTTATCCGGGGTCTGGGTTATCACGCCGTGGCCTCCGGCAATGACCTGGGCAACTCTGTCGCTTACGGCATCGCCGCAGGCATGGGTGAGGGCGCCCGTAACGGCCAGCTGATTGTCCCCGGCTATGGCCCTCGCATTCGCCTTTGCAAGGTGTACACCGACTTTGAGTTTGTCGAGCACGATCAGCCGCGTACCTGGGGTATCGAAGACTTCTGCAAAACCTGCAAAAAGTGCGCTGAGGCCTGTCCCTCCAAGGCTCTGCCCATGGACGAGGACACCACCTTCACCTTCGTCGGAGAGCACTCGGAGCAGCCGGGCTACAACTGGAACAACCATGAAGGGATCAAGAAGTTCCACGTCGATTCCAAGCGCTGTTTCGATTACTGGATGGAGAGCGACGGCGACTGCGCGGCCTGCAATGCGGCTTGTACCTTCAACGAGCCGGACTTCTGGCACCACTGGATGATCGTGGCCGCCAACCCCTTCGTGCCCTCCACCCTCCACGGGGTGATGTCGGAGATGCACCCCGCCTTCGGCTATGGCGCCACTCAGGACCCCACCAAGGTGGCCAAGTTCTGGAACACAGGTGAAGGGATGCGAGTGAACCCCACCAACCGCAACGTATTTGGCGCCGTCGGCCGCTCATAA